A portion of the Acidisarcina polymorpha genome contains these proteins:
- a CDS encoding protease pro-enzyme activation domain-containing protein, with protein MRSDWKLKLCVCLAIGLGGAATLWSQSVAGVSSRPADRIVEAIDETKLVPLTGNVHPLARSEFDRGVVAESMPMERIVLVLKRSAEQESALSAFNEEQYDPKSSNFHHWLSAEQFGATYGPSDADIRNVTSWLENHGFRIDSVSKGRTTIEFSGTAGQVGAAFHTEIHHYSINGEAHTANAGDPQIPEALAPVITGIASLHNFFPKPQMVKGALVTRDPKTGKIKAVDSTSAKTMDPQFTYTDGNGFKREDITPFDFATIYNLLPLWNEGINGSGQKIAISGASDITLSDVATFQKSFGLPNNPPTIIHNGKDPGLVAGARGENTLDVEWSGAVAPRAKVVMVVSASTSTTFGGQLSDAYIVDHETAPVMSASYGTCELELGTAANAAYNSLYQQGATEGISIFESAGDQGSAGCESQDTPAPNASSTGLQVNGLASSPYVTAVGGTDFFWQASPYSTYWNATNSASGATAKGYIREIPWNSTCAGSFIVLFFSEPSAEQTCNDAYNSFNYEDLVVIAAGSGGKSACTTPKGSSCSGGYAKPSWQKGVGVPADGKRDLPDVSLFASGGYPDGIVGSAYLVCDSENVSCNYTNPGKIIYQEIGGTSASSPALAGIMSLVVQKTGAAQGLANPVFYALAAKENLTSCNSNTVTNGNHCVFYDTTSGTNSQVCVTGTPNCVTKTSGDVLGTLSGYAATKGYDQATGLGSVNATNLVNGWQTALSSQAITLSPASLNFTSSKVGAKSAPQTITIRNTGSAANTVTISGIDFAGAAAKSYSGTTKCPATLPAGASCSVIVTFKPASAGTLKADLVVLDNATGSPQFAKLSGSIVAATTTAISSVRPSTAPIE; from the coding sequence ATGCGGAGCGATTGGAAGCTGAAATTGTGCGTGTGCCTTGCAATAGGTCTTGGAGGGGCGGCCACGCTCTGGAGTCAGAGCGTGGCTGGGGTGAGTTCGAGGCCGGCTGACCGGATTGTCGAGGCAATCGACGAGACTAAATTAGTACCGCTTACCGGCAATGTTCACCCATTGGCGCGATCAGAATTCGACCGGGGCGTCGTGGCGGAATCGATGCCGATGGAACGGATTGTGCTCGTTCTCAAGCGGAGTGCAGAACAAGAGTCTGCCCTCAGCGCCTTCAACGAGGAGCAGTACGACCCTAAATCATCCAATTTCCACCATTGGCTGAGTGCAGAGCAATTCGGCGCGACCTATGGACCATCGGACGCAGACATTCGGAACGTGACAAGCTGGCTTGAGAATCACGGTTTTCGCATCGACAGCGTCAGCAAAGGACGCACGACAATTGAATTCTCCGGTACAGCCGGCCAAGTGGGAGCGGCCTTCCATACCGAGATCCATCATTACTCCATCAACGGTGAGGCGCACACTGCAAACGCCGGCGATCCCCAGATTCCTGAAGCACTTGCCCCAGTGATCACGGGAATCGCGTCGCTGCATAATTTCTTTCCCAAGCCCCAGATGGTGAAAGGCGCTCTGGTTACCAGAGACCCAAAAACCGGCAAGATCAAAGCAGTAGATTCTACCTCCGCGAAAACCATGGATCCGCAGTTCACTTACACGGATGGCAATGGATTTAAGCGTGAAGACATTACGCCCTTCGACTTCGCCACCATCTACAACCTGCTGCCGCTATGGAACGAGGGCATCAATGGTTCCGGTCAGAAGATCGCGATCTCGGGGGCGAGCGATATTACGTTGAGTGATGTTGCGACCTTCCAGAAGAGCTTTGGCCTGCCGAACAACCCGCCGACCATCATTCACAACGGAAAAGATCCCGGCCTGGTTGCTGGCGCGAGGGGGGAAAATACCCTGGACGTGGAATGGTCGGGGGCGGTGGCGCCTCGCGCCAAGGTCGTCATGGTGGTCTCCGCCTCGACGTCCACGACCTTCGGCGGGCAGTTGTCCGATGCCTACATTGTGGATCATGAAACCGCCCCGGTCATGAGCGCCAGTTACGGTACTTGCGAACTGGAATTGGGGACCGCCGCCAACGCGGCCTACAACAGCCTCTATCAGCAAGGCGCGACCGAGGGAATCTCGATCTTCGAGTCGGCCGGAGATCAGGGGTCGGCCGGATGCGAGAGCCAGGATACTCCCGCTCCCAACGCTTCCTCTACCGGTCTGCAGGTCAACGGCCTCGCCTCGAGCCCGTACGTAACCGCGGTTGGCGGGACTGATTTCTTCTGGCAGGCTTCCCCCTACTCCACCTACTGGAATGCCACCAATAGCGCCAGTGGCGCTACGGCGAAGGGATACATCCGCGAGATTCCCTGGAACTCCACATGCGCCGGCAGCTTCATTGTGCTGTTCTTCAGTGAGCCCAGTGCGGAACAGACCTGTAATGACGCTTACAATAGCTTCAACTACGAAGATCTGGTTGTGATCGCTGCCGGGAGTGGCGGCAAGAGCGCCTGCACCACTCCAAAGGGCTCCAGCTGCTCCGGAGGTTATGCAAAGCCTTCGTGGCAGAAGGGTGTCGGCGTCCCGGCGGATGGCAAGCGCGATCTCCCTGATGTCTCGCTCTTCGCCTCAGGGGGCTACCCGGATGGAATCGTCGGCAGCGCCTACCTTGTCTGTGACTCGGAAAACGTCTCCTGTAATTACACGAATCCGGGCAAGATCATCTACCAGGAGATCGGGGGAACCTCCGCATCTTCGCCAGCGCTCGCCGGCATCATGTCGCTGGTTGTCCAGAAGACGGGCGCTGCACAGGGACTTGCAAATCCGGTTTTCTATGCGCTCGCGGCCAAAGAAAACTTGACCAGCTGCAATTCAAATACCGTCACTAACGGCAATCACTGCGTTTTTTACGACACCACCTCTGGCACTAACTCTCAGGTCTGCGTAACCGGGACGCCCAACTGCGTCACGAAGACCAGTGGGGATGTTCTCGGCACCTTAAGTGGTTATGCGGCAACCAAAGGCTATGATCAAGCGACCGGCCTGGGATCAGTGAACGCGACGAACCTGGTGAACGGCTGGCAGACGGCACTTTCGAGCCAGGCAATCACTTTGTCCCCGGCTAGTCTGAACTTCACTAGTTCCAAGGTCGGTGCTAAGAGCGCTCCGCAAACAATCACCATACGGAATACCGGATCAGCGGCAAACACCGTTACCATCAGCGGTATCGACTTTGCCGGAGCCGCCGCCAAATCCTACTCGGGAACGACGAAGTGCCCGGCAACTCTTCCCGCTGGAGCGAGTTGTTCAGTAATCGTGACCTTCAAGCCAGCTAGTGCTGGAACACTGAAGGCCGATCTTGTCGTGCTCGACAATGCCACCGGTTCTCCGCAATTTGCGAAGCTAAGCGGAAGCATAGTAGCAGCTACGACGACGGCGATCTCGAGCGTCAGACCAAGCACGGCGCCTATCGAGTAG
- a CDS encoding tetratricopeptide repeat protein has translation MKRWELTRGLPVHRVPGSGRSTVYAYVSELENWLNCSDKNLSSSPLISPPVEALEPSAIVLPTPQPGDGPPPSTGKQDKQPADELPADGLPADRLSADGLPTDRLIVDQPGAEPTHAALLHSALLRRASTQGFVRRARFLVVAAFVVVAGTTVMLTAMKDRQAGRSNSMSTPPIKHVPDPQAEELYLKGEFYLQKRTPESLNQALDSYSQALIRDPSYAEAYVGLANCYNLLREYTLMPPEEAYPRALAAARQAIVLDDSLAGVHSALAFVDSYWLWDSYGAEREFKRAIELDPNSVSAHHWYATFLLHLGRFEQAMEEINRAQRLTPSSPAVLADKGLILFFAGHPNDAIALLKQLEAAEPAFLSPHTYLATISLETGSYPIYLAESIESARLLRDPYRLSIAESGQQGLNQGGYQAMLQAILARQITLYQAGHLSAFSLALTYARLGRSREAIDYLTKSCDRREPDASGLRVDLGLRTLHNNPEYRKLLTKAGFPPL, from the coding sequence GTGAAGCGTTGGGAGCTTACCCGCGGTCTTCCCGTACACCGGGTTCCAGGAAGCGGCCGATCCACCGTTTACGCTTATGTAAGTGAACTAGAGAACTGGCTCAACTGCTCCGACAAGAACCTCTCTTCCTCGCCGCTCATTTCGCCACCAGTGGAAGCCTTGGAGCCGTCTGCTATCGTCCTACCCACCCCGCAGCCCGGCGACGGCCCTCCGCCTTCAACCGGCAAACAAGACAAGCAACCCGCAGATGAGCTCCCCGCTGATGGGCTCCCAGCTGATCGCCTCTCCGCAGATGGCTTGCCCACAGATCGCCTCATCGTGGATCAGCCGGGTGCTGAGCCGACCCACGCGGCACTCCTCCACTCGGCACTCCTCAGGAGGGCATCCACACAAGGCTTTGTCCGGCGTGCAAGGTTCCTGGTGGTGGCCGCCTTTGTGGTGGTGGCGGGCACCACCGTCATGCTGACCGCCATGAAAGATCGCCAGGCCGGACGGTCCAACAGTATGTCCACTCCTCCTATCAAACACGTTCCAGATCCCCAGGCAGAGGAGCTTTATCTTAAGGGAGAGTTCTATCTGCAGAAGCGCACGCCCGAGAGCCTCAATCAGGCGCTCGACAGTTACTCCCAGGCGCTGATCAGAGATCCTTCTTATGCCGAGGCGTATGTTGGCCTGGCTAACTGTTATAACCTGCTGCGGGAATATACCTTGATGCCGCCCGAGGAGGCCTATCCTCGGGCATTGGCTGCGGCCCGGCAGGCCATTGTTCTGGACGATTCCCTTGCGGGCGTGCACAGTGCGCTGGCCTTCGTGGACTCCTACTGGCTGTGGGATTCCTATGGAGCCGAGCGGGAATTCAAGCGGGCTATTGAACTCGATCCCAACTCCGTCTCCGCACATCACTGGTACGCGACTTTCCTTCTGCATCTAGGGCGTTTTGAGCAAGCTATGGAGGAAATCAATCGCGCCCAAAGGCTGACGCCATCATCTCCGGCGGTGCTCGCCGATAAGGGTCTCATCCTCTTTTTCGCAGGACACCCAAATGACGCCATAGCTCTTTTGAAGCAGCTGGAAGCCGCCGAGCCCGCCTTCCTATCCCCTCATACTTATCTGGCAACCATCAGTCTTGAGACCGGCAGCTATCCCATCTATCTCGCCGAGTCGATCGAATCTGCTCGCCTCTTGCGCGACCCCTACCGGTTGTCGATCGCCGAGTCAGGACAGCAAGGATTGAATCAAGGCGGATATCAAGCCATGCTCCAGGCGATTCTTGCGCGACAGATAACGCTCTATCAAGCGGGCCATCTGTCGGCCTTTAGTCTCGCCCTGACCTATGCCCGGCTTGGCCGCTCTCGGGAAGCCATCGATTATCTGACCAAGTCATGCGATCGCCGGGAGCCGGACGCATCCGGACTCCGAGTGGACCTGGGGTTGCGTACCCTCCACAACAACCCCGAATATCGGAAGCTGTTGACTAAGGCTGGCTTTCCTCCACTCTAA
- a CDS encoding HDOD domain-containing protein → MQGKVQSVKAARIPWAHLRIPPFPQIAIRVLQLANTEAASMRELSDLICSDPAFSSEVLTIASSPLYPRRVPVTTILQAIAVLGTQTLKGLCLTIGVRAYLGASLQQDSLRAIWRHGLAVALIAEQLAFAGLQDKDAAYTAGIMHDVGRLVLAILQPKAYAALLQSHLIDDWQLPREFEPIVAHHHSLKDRGQSWSMADLINVSCRMADAVGFAVFPGCKAMLYSDLLQELPTRERGMFCPDAESLAFQVGSKINALESI, encoded by the coding sequence GTGCAAGGGAAGGTCCAAAGCGTTAAGGCAGCCAGGATACCTTGGGCGCATCTGCGTATCCCGCCCTTTCCGCAGATTGCCATCCGGGTGCTCCAATTGGCCAACACGGAAGCAGCATCCATGCGTGAGTTGAGCGACCTGATTTGTTCAGATCCAGCCTTTTCGAGTGAAGTGCTCACCATTGCCAGCTCTCCCCTCTACCCCCGCCGGGTTCCGGTGACAACCATTCTGCAGGCGATCGCTGTACTCGGAACACAAACTCTGAAAGGGCTTTGTCTCACCATCGGAGTTCGAGCCTACCTGGGGGCGTCGCTCCAACAAGATTCCCTGCGAGCCATATGGCGGCATGGTCTGGCGGTCGCTCTGATCGCCGAGCAACTCGCGTTTGCCGGGCTGCAGGACAAAGATGCAGCATACACCGCAGGCATCATGCACGATGTCGGCCGGCTGGTGCTAGCGATACTGCAGCCGAAAGCCTACGCGGCGCTTCTGCAGTCCCACCTGATCGACGACTGGCAGCTGCCAAGGGAGTTTGAGCCGATCGTCGCCCATCACCATTCTCTCAAAGACCGAGGGCAATCGTGGAGCATGGCGGATTTGATCAATGTGAGTTGCCGAATGGCGGATGCCGTCGGCTTCGCCGTCTTTCCCGGTTGCAAGGCCATGCTTTATAGCGACCTGCTTCAGGAACTCCCTACTCGGGAGCGCGGAATGTTCTGCCCCGACGCCGAGAGCCTCGCCTTCCAGGTAGGCAGCAAAATCAATGCTTTGGAATCAATTTGA
- a CDS encoding GGDEF domain-containing response regulator, protein MSKPTAPGAACTQVLIAEDDAMFRRILKTWLEGWGYQVTVAEDGARAWELMQEGHVPQILILDWMMPKLNGIELCRKVREKSRSVYQYILLVTAKDQTNDLVHGLEAGADDYLSKPFDRNELRARLRTGGRILTLQDEQTRAREEFQFQATHDALTGMWNRRAILDLLRRESELAARSSKRVGIMMLDVDHFKSVNDRLGHLAGDAVLQEIGRRVQMTVRSYDLAGRYGGEEFLIVSPDCDQEQIQECAERVRLAIAVAPILVDGVAIAVTASLGAAVLDPACRTERDALAAADSALYEAKRNGRNRVAVGELKLGVPCVSSELADGMPFVPR, encoded by the coding sequence ATGTCGAAGCCAACCGCGCCCGGGGCTGCGTGCACCCAGGTTCTGATTGCCGAAGACGACGCGATGTTTCGCCGCATTCTGAAGACCTGGTTGGAGGGTTGGGGATATCAGGTGACGGTCGCGGAAGACGGGGCGCGAGCCTGGGAGCTCATGCAGGAAGGGCATGTACCGCAGATCCTGATTCTGGATTGGATGATGCCCAAGCTGAATGGCATTGAGCTTTGCCGCAAAGTGCGGGAGAAGAGCCGTTCGGTCTACCAGTACATTCTGTTGGTTACCGCCAAGGACCAAACCAACGATCTGGTTCATGGACTTGAGGCGGGCGCGGATGACTATCTTTCGAAACCCTTCGACCGGAACGAGCTGCGTGCCCGTCTCCGGACCGGAGGCCGCATTCTGACGCTGCAGGACGAGCAGACCCGGGCCCGCGAGGAATTTCAATTTCAGGCAACTCATGATGCGCTGACAGGAATGTGGAACCGCAGGGCCATTCTGGATCTGTTGCGTCGCGAGTCTGAGCTGGCGGCACGTTCCTCAAAGAGAGTTGGAATCATGATGTTGGATGTAGACCACTTCAAAAGCGTGAATGACCGCCTTGGGCATTTGGCAGGAGATGCAGTCCTGCAGGAGATCGGAAGGCGGGTTCAGATGACAGTTCGTTCCTACGATCTGGCTGGCCGCTACGGCGGGGAAGAGTTTCTCATCGTCTCTCCCGACTGCGACCAGGAACAAATCCAGGAGTGCGCCGAGAGGGTCAGGTTGGCCATTGCAGTGGCCCCTATCCTGGTGGATGGTGTCGCAATTGCCGTTACCGCCAGCCTGGGGGCCGCCGTCTTAGACCCTGCCTGCCGAACCGAACGGGATGCGCTTGCCGCCGCTGATTCCGCCTTGTATGAAGCCAAGCGAAATGGACGGAATCGGGTAGCCGTCGGGGAATTGAAGCTCGGTGTTCCATGTGTATCGTCCGAACTCGCCGATGGGATGCCGTTTGTGCCTCGTTAG
- a CDS encoding response regulator has product MRHPTRRVSARTYGSKLTVFGVTRSRCAVLAAFFMGVSGHLALATPSSPQVLPVLTTTAAAHGLSNGEAARGYPIRLRAVVTYYDVSNHSLRPAFFVTDSTGSIFVGLSTIPALPFKAGQLVEVVGRSDPGGFAPSVRQAAVRVIGDAGLPANAPSVSASQLLTGEEDCRWVQIEGVVYSVKEQGESIVLRVGLSDGIITATTIKEAGVNYDSLVDAKIKIRGNAATLFNDRGQMTGALIHFPSLGTVDVVAPSPANPFLLPTSPVGSLMRFTSGDDFRHRVHIRGTVTLFWPGRLLCLQDSFHGVCAQTEQTTPLVPGDVADVAGFPMIGDFSPTLSHATYHLATSGEALPATRINADQALQGDHDAELVQIEGHLIGEDKAANQPTILLSSGKSVFTAVLPIQPGTQKHVIWQEGSELRVTGICSAQSDQERVALHQGYSKPQTFRMILRSPADVVVLRRTSWWNASHTLRVLALALGITLCVLCWVIVLRSRVRQQTLLIHLQLEEADALKRAAEFANSSKSEFLANMSHEIRTPLNGVIGMTDLMLESELNAHQRDYLEVVKISADSLLAVINGILDFSKIEAGKIELEAIEFSLRDCVEEALMSQSLRAGQKGLELVCDIASDVPAMVKGDPGRLRQIILNLVSNAIKFTELGEVSVRVEVEREEAGSWMVRFSVADTGIGVSAEKQSSIFSPFTQEDSSTTRKYGGTGLGLTISSRLVEMMRGRIWVESVLGQGSQFCFTSQFEVVDKRRDSEIVLPDTGALRGMRVLIVDDNRTNRRILGATLQTRVALTTCVEGGEQALVELGLHVESGEPYQIVITDMDMPGMDGLALIEEMRRRPGMSLTPAVLLSSGGVRGDAERCRKLGVLSYLYKPARRSELLAAIQAAAEGTRSPVLPQAGTAFHAIPARVNSLRILLAEDNRVNQAVASGFLEKLGHVAIIAANGREALALLESETFDLVLMDVQMPEMDGIAATKQIRENEAFNEVHLPIIAMTAHAMKGDRERCLAAGMDDYISKPINSAALEAALLRAAPGAKDTLFRDAAAGLQARSSSVSARPVDRAYVLEKLGGDEQLCREVIDMFLEEAPVELAELGKALTRGDSQTVEWLAHSFKGKLGYLGGEELSRMAQRLEEAGRNSDLEAATGVFAGFEAELSRLLLSMQSMGSEMNVPPVDAVRGEAR; this is encoded by the coding sequence GTGCGGCATCCTACCAGAAGAGTATCGGCGCGGACCTACGGCTCCAAACTAACTGTCTTTGGAGTGACGCGCAGTCGATGCGCCGTGCTGGCCGCGTTCTTCATGGGTGTATCGGGACACCTGGCTTTGGCCACGCCATCTAGCCCTCAAGTCTTACCGGTTCTTACCACGACGGCGGCCGCACACGGATTGAGCAACGGAGAAGCGGCCCGGGGTTACCCGATCCGCTTGCGGGCTGTGGTCACTTACTACGACGTTTCCAATCACTCTCTCCGCCCTGCTTTCTTCGTCACCGATTCCACCGGGAGCATCTTTGTGGGGCTCTCTACGATCCCGGCGTTGCCATTTAAGGCTGGCCAGTTGGTGGAGGTGGTCGGTCGCAGCGATCCAGGAGGCTTCGCGCCATCGGTCAGGCAGGCAGCGGTTCGAGTGATTGGCGATGCCGGTCTGCCGGCGAATGCCCCTAGCGTCTCTGCAAGCCAATTGCTGACCGGCGAAGAAGATTGCCGCTGGGTTCAAATTGAGGGTGTAGTGTATTCGGTGAAGGAGCAAGGCGAGAGCATCGTCTTGCGCGTCGGCCTGAGTGATGGCATCATCACCGCCACCACGATCAAAGAAGCCGGAGTGAATTATGACAGTCTAGTCGACGCAAAGATCAAGATTCGGGGCAACGCGGCTACGCTGTTCAACGATCGCGGTCAAATGACCGGAGCTCTCATACACTTTCCGAGTCTTGGCACGGTCGACGTGGTGGCGCCCTCCCCGGCAAATCCTTTCTTGCTTCCAACCAGTCCGGTGGGGTCGCTGATGCGGTTCACATCTGGCGATGACTTTCGTCATCGCGTGCATATCCGCGGCACGGTGACGCTGTTCTGGCCGGGACGATTGCTTTGCCTTCAAGATAGTTTTCACGGAGTCTGCGCGCAGACCGAGCAAACTACGCCTCTGGTTCCGGGCGATGTGGCAGATGTTGCCGGCTTTCCCATGATCGGTGATTTCAGCCCGACTCTGTCGCATGCGACATACCATCTCGCGACGAGCGGCGAAGCTTTGCCCGCAACTCGCATTAACGCAGACCAGGCGCTCCAAGGCGATCATGACGCCGAGCTGGTTCAGATTGAAGGGCACCTCATCGGGGAGGATAAGGCCGCGAATCAGCCCACCATCCTGCTGTCTTCGGGCAAGTCCGTATTTACGGCGGTGTTGCCGATCCAACCTGGTACCCAGAAACATGTCATCTGGCAGGAAGGCAGTGAACTTCGTGTGACGGGAATCTGCTCCGCGCAGTCTGATCAGGAGCGTGTGGCTCTACATCAAGGCTACTCGAAGCCCCAGACATTTCGGATGATCCTGCGTTCCCCCGCCGATGTGGTCGTGCTTCGACGAACATCCTGGTGGAATGCTTCGCATACGCTGCGGGTACTGGCCCTGGCCTTGGGGATCACGCTGTGTGTGCTTTGCTGGGTGATCGTTCTCCGCAGCCGGGTCAGACAGCAGACGCTCCTTATCCATTTGCAACTCGAGGAGGCAGATGCTCTGAAGCGGGCCGCCGAGTTCGCGAACAGCTCCAAGAGTGAATTTCTGGCCAATATGAGCCACGAGATCCGGACCCCGTTGAACGGGGTGATTGGCATGACCGATCTGATGCTCGAGAGCGAACTAAACGCCCATCAACGGGACTACCTGGAGGTCGTGAAGATCTCGGCCGACTCGTTACTGGCGGTGATCAACGGAATTCTGGACTTCTCGAAGATTGAAGCCGGGAAGATTGAACTGGAAGCGATCGAGTTCAGTCTGCGGGACTGCGTCGAGGAAGCGCTCATGAGCCAATCCTTGCGTGCCGGCCAGAAAGGACTGGAACTGGTATGCGATATCGCAAGCGATGTGCCGGCGATGGTGAAGGGAGATCCCGGGCGTCTGCGTCAAATCATCCTCAACCTGGTGAGTAACGCCATCAAGTTCACGGAGCTTGGGGAAGTGTCTGTCAGGGTAGAGGTGGAGCGTGAAGAAGCCGGCAGCTGGATGGTCCGTTTCTCTGTAGCTGACACCGGGATCGGGGTCTCCGCGGAGAAGCAAAGCAGTATTTTCTCCCCCTTTACCCAGGAGGATTCCTCCACAACGCGCAAGTATGGGGGTACCGGCCTCGGTTTGACCATCTCTTCCCGTCTGGTCGAGATGATGCGAGGAAGAATATGGGTGGAAAGCGTACTCGGGCAGGGCAGCCAATTCTGTTTCACGAGTCAATTCGAAGTCGTTGACAAGCGTAGGGACTCTGAGATCGTGCTTCCGGACACCGGAGCGCTGCGCGGGATGAGGGTGCTGATCGTAGATGATAACCGGACCAACCGCCGTATTCTCGGAGCTACTCTTCAGACCCGCGTGGCCTTGACCACTTGTGTCGAAGGTGGAGAGCAGGCCCTGGTCGAACTGGGTTTGCATGTCGAGAGCGGGGAGCCATACCAGATTGTGATTACGGACATGGATATGCCGGGAATGGACGGCCTCGCGCTGATTGAAGAGATGAGGAGGCGTCCGGGTATGTCTTTGACGCCGGCAGTGCTGTTAAGTTCGGGCGGGGTGCGCGGGGACGCCGAGCGTTGCCGGAAGCTGGGCGTTCTTTCTTATCTCTACAAACCGGCCCGCCGGAGCGAACTGTTAGCAGCAATCCAAGCGGCGGCCGAAGGGACGCGATCGCCCGTGCTGCCCCAGGCCGGGACGGCCTTCCATGCGATTCCGGCGCGAGTGAACAGTCTTCGGATTCTGCTGGCTGAGGACAATCGGGTGAATCAGGCCGTCGCCTCCGGCTTTTTGGAGAAGCTCGGGCATGTAGCGATCATCGCCGCCAACGGAAGGGAAGCGTTGGCGCTGCTTGAGAGCGAGACGTTCGATTTGGTGTTGATGGATGTCCAGATGCCCGAAATGGACGGCATCGCAGCGACCAAACAGATACGCGAAAACGAGGCGTTCAACGAAGTCCATTTGCCGATCATCGCAATGACGGCCCATGCTATGAAAGGCGATCGGGAGCGCTGTCTGGCGGCGGGGATGGATGACTACATCTCGAAGCCTATCAACTCCGCTGCTCTCGAAGCGGCTCTTCTTCGTGCTGCTCCTGGCGCTAAGGATACCCTCTTCCGAGACGCTGCCGCCGGCCTGCAGGCGCGCTCCAGCAGCGTGAGCGCAAGGCCGGTCGATCGAGCGTATGTTCTCGAGAAACTAGGCGGGGATGAGCAACTTTGCCGGGAGGTGATCGACATGTTTCTTGAGGAAGCGCCGGTAGAACTCGCAGAACTGGGGAAAGCCCTGACCCGCGGAGACTCGCAGACCGTTGAATGGCTAGCGCACAGTTTCAAGGGAAAGCTTGGTTATCTGGGAGGGGAGGAGTTGTCGCGAATGGCTCAACGATTGGAGGAGGCAGGGAGGAACTCCGATCTGGAAGCCGCCACTGGAGTCTTCGCGGGGTTCGAGGCGGAACTCTCACGATTGCTGCTTTCCATGCAAAGCATGGGATCGGAAATGAACGTCCCGCCGGTCGATGCAGTTCGGGGTGAGGCGCGATGA